GCGTCAGTTGGCTCGTGCTGACGGGTGTGACGTTGTGGTGGGGAGGGTGAGCATGGCCGTCACCGAGCAACCTCCCGCGGCCGAGGACGTGCGGCAGCCGCCGTGGTGGGCGATCACGCTGGTCGCTTTCGGCGCGACCATCGTGTGGGCCGTCCGCTTCGGCCTGAGCTACCTGATGGTGCCCGCCGCGTGCGAGGTGGGTGACTGGCTGCTGCACGCCATCAGTGCCGTCGCCCTGCTCGGCGGTGGCGCGGTCACGGCACTGAACGTCGCCTGGCTGCGCCGACCGCTGGGCACGCAGGCCCGCTTCGCGCTGCTGTTCGGGCTGACGCTCAACGGCTTCTTCGTCCTGGTGACCGCGCTCGAGGGGCTCACCGTGTTCTTCGTCGACTCGTGCATGAAGGGGGCGATCCCGTGAGAACGCCCCGGCCGCTGTTTCCCGTCCTCGCCGTCGTGGGCGTGGTCGGGCTGCTGCAGGGTTGCGACGACGGCGGACAACCGGTGGCCTTCGCCGACGTCGAGCACGGCCGCGAACAGTTCGTCGGCTACGGCTGCGGTGCCTGCCATCAGGTCGACGGCATCCGGCAGGCGCGCGGGCGGGTCGGACCGGATCTCAGCGACCTCCCCGACCAGCGCATCGTCGCCGGTCAACTCCCGAACACGCCCGAGCAGGTGTCCGCCTTCATCCAGAACCCGCAGGAGTACGCCCCCGGCACCGGCATGCCCAACCTCGGGGTCACGCCCGAGGACGCCGAGGCCATCACCGCGTTCCTGTTCGACCAGGGGTGAGTGCCGTGCCCGCCGTCCTGCTGCCCGCGGTCGGCGTCGCGCTGCTGTACCACCGCGGCGCCCGGCGCGCCGGGCTGGCGCCCGCCCGGCGCTGGGCCTTCCTCACGGGGCTGGCGATCGTGGTCCTCGCGCTGACCCCGGCGTTGGAGGGCCTCGCCGACACGAGCTTCGCCTGGCACATGGTCCAGCACCAGTTGCTGACGCTGGTCGCGGCGCCGCTGCTGGCGTCCGGCGGCGCGCTGCGGGCCGTGCTGGCCGCCCGGCGACGGCCCGGCGGCGCCGCGCACGACCCGGCATCCCCGCCGCCGAGCGGGCTGCGCGGCTGGCGTGTTCCCGGCGATCCGGGCGTGCGGGTCGTGCTCGCGGCGGTCATGGGCCTGGGCGTGATGCTGGCCTGGCACCTGCCGCCGCTGTTCGAAGCCGCGCTCGCCGATCCGCGCCTGCACGGCCTCGAGCACCTCAGCCTGCTGGGTTCGGCCGTCGTGCTCTGGACGGCCATCTGGCGGGCCGCCGAGGAGTCCCGCTACGTGCTGGCCGCGGTGCTCGCCGCCGCGGTCAGCGCCGTCGGCGGCGCCGTGCTCGGCGTGTTCCTGCTCGGTGCGAGCGAACTGCTCTACCCCTGGTACGCCGGGCAGCCCGGCGCCCTCACGAGCCAGCGCGTCGGCGGTGCGCTGATGAAGGTCGGCGCCCTGGTGGTCTACGTGGGCGTGGCCGTCACGCTCGTGGTGCGGTGGCTGGCTCGCTCGGCACGTGAGCCGGCGGGGACAGGGTCGTCGCCGGTTGGGTGACGTCGATGACGAGACACCGCACCGGGGAGGTCAGCTCGTCGCGTCCGGGTTCGATGCCGTCCGGCACCCGCTGGCCGAGCTCGCGCAGCACGTCGCACGCCGCGTCCCGGATCCGCAGCAGCGGCCGGCGGCCGCCCAGGTCGTCCGGTTCCAGCCGCAGGTGCAGGCGCGTCGGCACGCGCACCATCAGGGTCGTGTAGACGCGCCCGAGCTCGCGCAGGTCGCGACGGTCGACGACGTGACGCAGGTACGGGAAGACCTCCAGCTCCTCGCGATCGGTGTGCTCGACCAGGTTGCGGTGGACGTGCTGGAACGCGGTCCGGAAACCCTCCGAGGCCAGCGGCAGGCGCAGCGCCGACAGCAGGAGCCGTTCGAGCAGGTCCTCCTCCTCGAGGCGGTGGATGGCCAGTTCCTGACCGCTGGGGAGCCGCTCGGCCACGATCGGGTGCAGCAGCAGCTGCTCGATCGCCTCGTGGGCCAACAGGTCGATCGCCAGGCCACGAAGCAGCCGCTCGCCGCGGCGGGTGGGGGCGTCGAGGAAGGACCGGCAACGCTCGTCGAACCGTCGGTGGTCACGTGCGAGGACGTGCAGCAGATCCTGAGCGCTTTTCATCGTTTCCTCCCCGTTTCCCGCCGAGTCTCACGACCGGCGGAGGAGCATGCCCCTCGCCGGCGCGTCCCGCAGGAGGTGGCCGGCCCGTCGCGCCTGGTCGAGCGACCAGCATGTGGGCGTGTCGCGCCGTCTGACAACCGGCCGCGCGTCCCTCGCCGAGCGCGGAGCGCGCCCGGCGCGGGCCGGGCGCGGGCCGGGCGCGGTACGCGGCTCAGTCGCGCTGATCGCCGCTGTGCGGGGCCTGGCCGGGGTTGGCGGGCCGGGAATCGGGTCCCCGTCCCACCTTGGGGTGGTGCGAGTCGAGGAGGGTCGCGCCCTGGTTCTGGAGCAACTCGACGACGCTCTCGCGGTCGCGGTCCACCGTCACCGTCAGCAACCGGAGCCGGTCCGCATCGGCCGGTCCGACGTGATGAATGTCCTCACCGAGGTCGTCCTCACGCTTGTCGACCTGGATGCCGCGCGCCGTGGTGGCGATGGCGCCGCCCCAGGCACCGCCGAAGACGAGGATGAGGCTGAACGGCAGCCACTCGCGCAGCGGCGGGATGATCACGACCAGCAGCGCGGCCAGCACCGCACCACCGACGGCGCCCAGCACGGCGCGGCGGCTGCCCACCTTGAACATCCGGGTCACTTCGAGGTCGGGCGCCTCGTCGCGGTAGTCGGCCACTTCGGGCTCGCCCAGGGTGATGTGGTCGGCGGGCAGGTCGAGCTCGTCCATCAGCTCACGGCGTACCCGGGGCGCGTCGTCGCGGGCGACGAGCGCCCGTACCAGATGTTGGTCGGCCATGGTTCGCGTTGCTCCTCGGCACGTCGGCGGTGTCGGCTGCTGGGTGGGTCGTCGGCGGGTACCCGGTGAGGGCGTCAGTTGCCCATCCGGGCCGGTTCCAGCGTGGAGCCGTACAGGTCGGTTCGCCACCCGCAGCCCGGCCGGTTGTCCAGCCAGTGGCGGATGACCGGGCGCGCCCACAGCGGGGTGCGCCCGCGGGTCGCCTGCGGCGCCGGCAGGTAGCCGCGGTAGCGGTAGCTGTCGATCGTCGCCTTGGACACGCCGGCCAGCTGACCGATGTCGGCCACGGTCAGCATCGTCAGCACGTGCAGCTCGGGCGCCATCATCCCGACGACGAGGTCGCCGACCCCGGGCGAGCGGCCGTTGCGTGCCGGACGCACCAGCACGTTGTCCAGGTCGGTGGCCTCGCCCTTCACCCAGGCGACCTCGTCGGCGGTCAGCGTGCGCAGCGGCACGGAATCGGTCGGCCCGAGGTGGATGGCGAAGACGTCCGCGAGCGTCAGGTCGGTGGCCCCGGGCACCGGGTCCCCCCAGCCGTAGCGCCACACACCGTCGGCACCGCGGACGTAGGTGTCGTTACAGCAGGTCAGTTCTCGAGTCATCAGTGATCTCCGCTGTCGACGACCTCGCCGTCACCTTGACGCACGAACCCGGGTGGGGTGAGCCGGTCGTGTGTCCAATTGGTCACGTCTCGTGACACGCGCGGCGCCGACGCGGGACGAACGGCCTCCCGTCGGGCGGCCGGGGCGCCCGCGGGCGACCGCCCCCGTCGCGGTGTGAGGTGAACGCCCAGACGCCGGCGAGCCGGGACCGGCGCGCGACGCGAAGGGCCGCCCATGCGGGACGACCAGCGGGGACACGACCACAGCTACTGGCGGGCCACGACCGACGCCTCCTCGCTGGCACCGCTGCAGGGGCTGGCCGACGCCGACGTGACCGTCGTCGGCGGCGGGATCGTCGGCCTGACCACGGCGGCGCTCGCGGCCGAGGCCGGACTCCGGGTCGTCGTCCTGGAGGCTCGCGGCCTCGCCAACGGGACGACCGGTGGCACGACCGGCAAGCTGACGGCGCAGAACGAGACCCGCCTCGCCCGGCTGCGATC
This Egicoccus sp. AB-alg2 DNA region includes the following protein-coding sequences:
- a CDS encoding cytochrome c family protein, yielding MRTPRPLFPVLAVVGVVGLLQGCDDGGQPVAFADVEHGREQFVGYGCGACHQVDGIRQARGRVGPDLSDLPDQRIVAGQLPNTPEQVSAFIQNPQEYAPGTGMPNLGVTPEDAEAITAFLFDQG
- a CDS encoding cytochrome c oxidase assembly protein; translated protein: MPAVLLPAVGVALLYHRGARRAGLAPARRWAFLTGLAIVVLALTPALEGLADTSFAWHMVQHQLLTLVAAPLLASGGALRAVLAARRRPGGAAHDPASPPPSGLRGWRVPGDPGVRVVLAAVMGLGVMLAWHLPPLFEAALADPRLHGLEHLSLLGSAVVLWTAIWRAAEESRYVLAAVLAAAVSAVGGAVLGVFLLGASELLYPWYAGQPGALTSQRVGGALMKVGALVVYVGVAVTLVVRWLARSAREPAGTGSSPVG
- a CDS encoding hemerythrin domain-containing protein; this translates as MKSAQDLLHVLARDHRRFDERCRSFLDAPTRRGERLLRGLAIDLLAHEAIEQLLLHPIVAERLPSGQELAIHRLEEEDLLERLLLSALRLPLASEGFRTAFQHVHRNLVEHTDREELEVFPYLRHVVDRRDLRELGRVYTTLMVRVPTRLHLRLEPDDLGGRRPLLRIRDAACDVLRELGQRVPDGIEPGRDELTSPVRCLVIDVTQPATTLSPPAHVPSEPATAPRA
- a CDS encoding helix-turn-helix transcriptional regulator, producing MTRELTCCNDTYVRGADGVWRYGWGDPVPGATDLTLADVFAIHLGPTDSVPLRTLTADEVAWVKGEATDLDNVLVRPARNGRSPGVGDLVVGMMAPELHVLTMLTVADIGQLAGVSKATIDSYRYRGYLPAPQATRGRTPLWARPVIRHWLDNRPGCGWRTDLYGSTLEPARMGN